Genomic window (Oncorhynchus mykiss isolate Arlee chromosome 21, USDA_OmykA_1.1, whole genome shotgun sequence):
AGATATTTCAGGAATGAACTGAATACACTTTGAGCACACGAAGGTTGTattttgcaacaacaaaaaagtgttGCTCATCAAGCTTGTTTCCATTTTTGATCTTACAATATCACCAAAAATGGTTTCCAGTGAGCATATAATTGCCGACTACCCACATGCTTAAACCCATTTCGATATTAAATATGCAATCATTGTAAATTCTGCATACAAGATCATCCACACAAAGACAAAGGGTACTCACCAACTGTACTGTTGTTGATCATATGACATATAGCTGCCAGAGAACCACTTCATGTTCTGTGTGGCTCTGAACAATCTAGGGTCCTCTCCCTCCATTGTGGGCTCTGATTGACCCAGTTCTGTCTGAGCTTTTCTTTCTTAGTCACACTGTCACAGCTCGATATGACGACTCCACATCAAACACAGTTGTCTGTTCAAACTGTGGTCGATCACCAGACTCTGAGATCGATATGAACCACAGTTAACATGACAAACATATTTTTCCCATTCTGTTTCTGATGTACTTTTTAATCAATACTGTATTTTCaagactgatatatatatatattttttagaactGGTACATGTTTGAGGTGCCTTTGTGGAATGAAGTTCAACCTGGTCTTGAGGACTTCCATTTTGTCAGCCGTAAGAGTAAACAATCAAATGAAGACAAAAACAAGTTTACAATAGGTTAAAGCTTTAAACCAGGCTTTAATCACTAAAATGTGTGATGTTGGGCACAATATACACCTTGATTAAGTTGATATAAATCCCtatcattaaaaatatatatatatatatttttaaatagccTTCACTTTCTTGTTGAGAAAGTCTAACATTGGTGGGATAAGCGCAGGTGTGGCTTACAGACAATGACCACAAGAGCAGCCGCTCACCGATGACCGCTCTTTCAACTCTGACACAGCCTAAACAAAAGCAAAGAAAGGCTGTGCGTTTGCTGGTGAACATGACTTAAGCCTACTGTTGATTTAATTGAATCCTGACCTTTTGTTCGTATGAGGAATGCATGTGCATGTGATTGCATTCATAGTTGTTATAACCATTTAAGTCATGTGTAAGTGTTTATTTATTACTAATTCATACTTATGATTTCAAAATAAATGGCTATCAGACTCACTGCTCTTCCTCTTAGGACCACAAGGTGTGAGGAATGACAAGATTAAACAAAAAGATGGAGTGTGGGATTGTGAGTTAGAGAACAACATTCAACAAGATCAAAATGTAATCTGTTCAATTTTCACAAAGACGGCTGGAATTCAGTCGGACCTGCATTGCAGAACAGTAGGGTAGTGTAGCTCTTTTTCGCCATGCACAACTAAAGAATGTATGAGCTAGCCTATTAGATTTCCCTCACAGGTAGATGCTTACACTTTCCAGAATAACACATTTGTGTGTGCACAGGTTCTTAGTAGTTTTGTTGACTGCAAGTGTAGTTTTGTTGACTTTTGTTTGCCAGAGAAATGTGTGAAACACATTCAAAAACAGATGTCAGTAGATCATAATTTGGAGTGATCCAACATTTCACACAGAAAAACTAGACATCTGTTGCAATCTTGTTAGCTATTATTATAAAAACAATATTAACTTAGTGTATTGCTTACCACAAAATGTTGTTGATATCAAAAGACTGATGAGGCAAACTGACATTCACCTGATAAAATGCCATgattcataaaaaaatatataaatgacaACTCCAGCATGGCCATAACACCTATGTTCACAATTTACTGATATGCCTCCAAGAAGGGTAATGCTGCATCTGGGGAAAAAATGTAAGGTTTAAAAGGCAGCTACGGGAAATAAATGTTGCAGAACAGGAAATGTTTGGCACATACTTCTTCAGAGACCGTTTAAGTCCAAAATAAACAACACAAATTAATGTAAGCTTTTTAATTAAACAAGAACAACAAATTGAAGAACTACACTCTGTTGAAGTTTGGACCCTAAGATTTTCACTGTATCCGCAattacacctgcaaccctgtacatgtgactattaaataCTGAATCTGAATCACTCTGGTGATTATACTGCAGGAGAAGCCATGAGACTACCCAAATCAGGGTTGGAGTAACTGAAATTACTTTCCAATAGGAAGATCCTGAATTAAAAAGTAGTTGACCCCCAATCCTGATCCAGGTCGACAGATTAAAACCATGTTCTCTTGAGAGCATACTGTACCTGACAGTGGAGGATGTTTCACTGACACACCTCACTGAACATAGTTCCACAGATTCACTTTATGAATTGCCGGTCCACAGATTTTCTGGGAGCCTTCAGACACACAACCGGCTTGTATGCATGGCTGTTAGGACTGCAATGCTGCTACCTCCCAAATAGACCATGCATGGCATTCCATGACTTGAAACGACTTTAGACCCTGTACTTGATATGCTGTGTATCATGTAATAAGGGTTTGTATAGTCCCAGTATGTCTGATCAGAGGAAGGGAGGATCATAGAGGGAGGAAGCTAAACTCAGTGAGCAGCAGTCCTGAACAGCAGAGACCCTCTTCTCCGTTCAAGTCAATTATATCACCATCCCCCATCATGTCGCCCCTCTGCAACACAGAGATATGACAGAATGGGGAATGGTGGGATAATGCAGCATTCCTAAGACAACACAGAGGAACCCTGGGCTGCCCTACATAACGACCATACAGCTAACAACATGGAATTGTGACAAAGTTGAATACTGTTGTATATTACTGTAGCCACAGTGAAAGGTGTGAACATGTGAGAAAATCAACTCCTTTTGGAGGAATGTCTCCTGCGACGGCTGGTGTGACTGTTTCGTAGCGTGAGCTCAGATGGCTCGGAGTGTGACCGCTCGTGCAACTTCAGGAGACGCAGGTACCTGAAGGCTTTTCCACACTGGCCACAGCTGTGGCCCTCCCCTGTGTGTTTAAACTTGTGCTCCCTCAGGTGCGTGTGTAGTTTGTAGGTCTTCCCACACTCGTCGCAGCTGTAAGGGCGTTCGTTCGAGTGCAGCCCACGCTTGTGTATGCGCAGGCCCCCGCTGTCTTTAAAGGTCTTGTCGCATATGTCGCATCTGTAAGGTTTCTCTGAAGAGTGCCTGCGTACGTGGGCCTGGAGTAGGCTGTTGTTGCCAAACATCTTCTGGCAGACAGGGCAGGGGAGTTTGGGACTGGGGTCATGGTCTTTTTGGTGTCTCTTTAGGTCAAACTCATAGACAAAGGTCCTTCCGCACTGGGCACACAGGAACTGGCGGTTCCCGATGTGGTAGCCCATGTGTCTCTTTAACAAGCTTGGCATAAAGAAACGCAACCCACACTGCTCACAGGCGTACGGGCGGTCCGTGGTGTGCCAGCGCTGGTGGGAGGACAGCTGGAATTGGGTTGGGAAACTCTTCGGACAATGAGTGCAGAAATAGGTATTCTCACTTGTATGACAATCCATGTGTCGTTTGCAGTACTGTACCTGCGTGAAGCCCTTTCCACATATGGTGCATTTGTATGGTCTCGCATCCGTGTGGACGCGATGGTGATTCTGAAGGCCAACCTTTCTCCGAAAGCATTTGCCGCACTCGTCGCAGCTAAAGGGCCGCACGTCAGAATGAATTTTCATATGGTTGGTCAGGAGTGCCAACGTCCTGAAGAACCTGCTACAATCGGTGCACTTGAAaggtttctctccggtgtgtaTGCGGAGGTGATCCTCCAGCCGCCCCCGAGACAGAAAACGCTTCCCACACTCCTGGCAGGAGTTGGTTGCAGGTTCTCTCTTTTTCGAGCACGCTACTCGTAGTGGCTTTTGCACCCTCTTCCTTTGGATAATAGAACTCTCAAAGAGATCGACCTCTGTTTCCTGACCACCGATCACCACACTGCTCCCGAGACCTGTGTCGGCCGACTCCATCTCCTTGTCCAAATGATCGTTTTGTGGAAGGGGTGGCAAGGACTGGAGCGATAAAGTGTAACTGGCAATATGGGGGACCCACTGGTCGACACTCGTCAGCTCGACCGGCTGGTTATCCGTGGCAGGAATGACTAGCTGTGAAGGAGAGGCTTCAGTGATGGAAGTACTCATCAGTGATAGAAGCTGTTGCTGTCTCATCGTTTGCAGCATACTCCTTACTGTTGGTGCCCCTTTTGATGGTGCCCCTCCCACTAGTCCGCTAACACCTTGAGTACTAGAGCAGACCACGGCACTCTCTGGCAGTACATCCTCATCTTCTCCAGCATGGTTAGAGTCATCTGACATCATTCCCAGATCCTCCAAGTTACTGAAGGGGGCAGGGTTCATGACGCTTAGAGCGGCTTCTAATGATTCTGATGGCTTGTCAAAATCTGGCTCCATTGATGGCATTCCACAAGCGAGGCGGAAGGACAGCGAGGACAGCACACAGTCACCCACCGAAGTCGTGACAGGTACTGAGAGAAAGGGACAAATATAGAAAAATGACATTCTGATTGGTTGATTGTGAAAGCCTAGGAATGAGCATGTTGACATTAATACCATTGAAAAACTATTTCACATTCCTGTAAATACAGCTAGTTCAAAGTGATCCATGAGAGTTTGGGGAAAACTACATTGTACTTTGTTCAGCTGTTGATAATTCTACTTAACATTAAACAGGAAGGAGAAGATATGATTAAAGTAAGCCTACCAAACTGATTCTTATTTAGCAGGTTCTGGTGCTGGAGGAGGATCTTCAGGTGCTCAGGGTCAGACACAGACTGTCCACACTCCTCCAGGtcagagggggcagcactgataATGGACGCTATCTGAGAAGAAGAGGTAGAAGCTAAGATCAGCATCCAGGGAGTTTCTTAGAGTGCACAGGATAAACAACATTATGAAATGTGTTGGCACGTATAAAGTTGTCTAACAATGTCAACATTAGATATGATTGGTGAATTGTTAGTTATAGACTTGTTGTGTAACAGTTCATTACCTGGGAGAGATCTGGCACAGATAGCAGTCGTTCCAGTTTGAGGACCAAGCCTCCCACAAGGGCCTGCAGTGCTGTGTCATACTTGGTGCCATACTGTGTAAGGAACTCCTCCTACAGGGAAGGAAACAATAAGTTTAAGTCAGTGTCTTTGAAATGACAAAGTGGACAGTgtgagaggaaagggagaaagtGTGCCGAACCTGGAAGAAGTGCTTCCTCTCGTAAGGGTTTTTCAGCAGGGTTTGGACCAGCGACACAAAGTTAGCCTGCGACTCCTCCACTTCTGCATCTTGCTGCTGTAATCAGGATTTGTAGGGGTGACAGGGTTTGTAGAAGTCATAAGTCCCAACCTGAAAACAACTTTTTATCTCTTACCCCATCCATGTTTGCCCTTTGCAGATCTAAGGAATCAGATGAGTGACAGCAAAGCAAGACAGATGGCCAAAAGCTCCCACAACCCCCACTAGAAGGTGTTAACACATGTCGTTTACACTTATCCAGTACCCTCAGATTTTTACACCACAGAGCTAAAGGCTATTTTCAAACCAGACTAATGTGCAAATGTTACTCTCTTAAGTAGTCGTCCGAGAATGGTATTGACAGCAATATTTTTGTATGCTGTGTTACAGGTGTGAGTTGTTCACTGGTATGGGGTGGAATTTCCACACAAGAGAGAAATATTCTTACCCCCAAAATGTTCATCTTTTCCAGGAGACGTGGGATGTCCTGAAGGTTGGGTGGGTCCTTGCGGAACAACTCCAAGATCATCTAAAATAATGGGACAAAATTGTATAGGATTTTTCTAATACACAAATGTGTCAAAACCACATATCATGTCACTCACCCTTGCTCTCAGGCCCAGGATGAGTTGAGCCCTCTGTTTGTAACTCAGCAACTTTGGAACAGCTTCAGTCACCACAGTTACAAACTCCTCGACCTTCCCATAATGCATCACATTGCGTTGATTCACCACATGCCATACAAATGAATACATCAGCCGCAGGGGAGAAACCAATAGTcgcaaagaggagagaggaagtgggggagcTATAGCAAGACGATAGAACAACATGTTAGGGTGTGTGGCTTCATCCTCTAGGTTCTTCAGCAACAAATACCTCCAGCaacatagctaactagctagccaacttaAATTTAGAAGGCATGCCGAAATAGACATTAGTTTTACACTAAGTTATCCATTGAAGATTGTCGCTAGATAGCTAGCGCTCTGCACTGCAGTGACTTGGGTCTGTAGCCAGGTGCACATTTGTAAAATTGGTTAGATTGCTAATACATGGTTAGCAAGTGTCGTATAATGTAACCTACCCGTACTGGCTGTCCTCTTCTTGACTCGTTTGTCCATGCCGGAATGTTACCAAATATGTACGATAGGCAGAAATCTAACAGTAAAGGTAACTAGCATGATAGATAGCTATCACCAACTTACTAACGATTTATGAAAATGGCGACAACAGATGTAAACGGAACTAAAACCAGAACAGTTTTGACCAGACTATTAACAATAAGATTGGCAGCATAATATCATTACTGCCACCTATCGTCCTGGAATAAGAGCCGCAATTGAATCCTACTGCTCTTTTCTTGAAATTACATTTGAGATTAAAACACAAATTTCATAATTTTTCTGTATATATTTGGTTGAGTATTAATTTTTGTGGCTTAATACACTTTAAATGTATTATAAAAAAAGTCATCACACAGAACCGTTCTAGCATACATTTGGTTTCCCTTGCTGTGAATAAAATAGCAAAACAAGTGAGTAGTGGCACACAATTGTGACTATTTGCCTTTATCCAACATCAAATGttgtgcatatttttttataaagGCTTCCGGCAATCATTGACTACTCTCAAAAAGAGATTAGTGAGTAGCTGTCAATTTACATCTTATGTCATTAGAATTTCAACctatacaaaaaataaaaaagaaaataCGTTTTAATGACACAATCATGATATCTAACAGGAGATATGTTTGTTGCTGCATTAATTAAGCCAGACATTATACTATTTTTCAGTGTTCAGTCTATTTAGGAGATCCTGAATTATGGTCCAAAATGGTCAAAAATCTAAAGTCTACAACAAAAAAATGAGGAATATTATTACAGCTATTGGCAATTTGTCAGGACATTAAAAATAGCAtcccagtcagtgtgtgtggaagGCAGCCAATGTGCAGAAAATCAACTCATTTTGGAGGAATTTCTCCTGCGACGGCTGGTGTGACTGCATTTCCTTGTCTGCTCAGATCGCTCCCCTGAGTGCAACCGCTCATGCGCCTTCAGAAGACGTGGTAACTTGAAGACCTTTCCACACTGGTCACAGGGGTGCCCCTCCGCCGTGTGGTGGATAATTATGTGCTCCTTCAGGTGCTGATTCAGTTTGTACGTCTTCCCACACATGTCGCAGTGGTAAGGGCGTTCACCCGTGTGCAGCCGTTTGTGACTGCTCAAGCTGCTgctctgtttaaaggtcttgtcGCATATGTCACATCTGTAAGGTTTTACAGAGGTGTGCGTAAACATGTGGGCCTTGATGAGTCCGTTGCTGCCAAACACCTTCTGGCAGACAGGGCATGGGATCTTGGGCTTGGGGCCATGGTCCCTTTGGTGTTTCTTCAGGTCAAACTCATAAACAAAAGTCTTTCCACACTGGGCACACAGGAACGGGCGGTTCCCAATGTGATAGCCCATGTGCCTCTTCAGCCCACTGGGATGAAAGAAGCGCATCCCACACTGCTCACAGATGAACGGGCGCTCCATGGTGTGCCAGCGCTCGTGGACAGACAGCTTGTATTGGGTTGGGAATCTCTTTGGACAATGAGTGCAGGGAAAGTTATTTTCACTTGCATGAGACTGGATGTGTATTCTGCAATAGAATGCTTGGCTGAAGCCCTTTCCACAGATGGTACATTTGTGTGGTTTCGCACCCGTGTGGATGAGCTGATGCTTCTTCAGGTCAGCCTTTTTCCGAAAGCCCTTGTCACACTCATCACACTTAAATGGCCGCGCTTCAGAGTGATTTTTCATATGAGTGGTCATGCCTCCTAAGGACCTGAAGGCCCTGCCACACTCAGTGCACTTgaacggtttctctcctgtgtgaatgcgGAGGTGATTTTCCAGCTGAGACGGATAGacgaaactcttcccacactccTGGCAAATTATGGTTGCCTCTGGGATTTTCCTCTTCGAGGGTACCGTTATTCTTTGTGGCTTGGGCGCCCATCTCCTTCGGATAACAGCCCTCTCAAAGAGATTGGCTTCTGTTTCCTGACCCCCAATTAACACACTGCTTCCAAGACATGTGTCACCTGACCGGATCTCCTTGTCTACATCATTGTTTTGTGGAAGGGGTGGCAAGGAAGGGAGCGAGATCGAGTTACTTGCAATGTGGGAGACCCACTGGTGGAAACTCGCTACTTTGACCGGTGGGTTACACGGTTGGTTCCCAATGGTGACCGTGGCAGGGATGACTAATTTGACTATCTGTGAAGGAGAGGATTTGGTGAAGGAACTACTCATCAGTGATACAAGCGGTTGGTGTCTCTCTGTTGGCAGCATACTCCTTACTGTTGGTGCCCCTTTTGATGGTGACCCTCCCACTAGTCCGCTAACACCTTGAGGACTAGACGCGCTCTCTGGCAGTGCATCGTCTTCTTCACTGTCACACACTGCATTTTTCGCCCCACTTCCGTTATCCTTGGCACCCTCTTCTCTCTGCAGAGTACTATCTTCTCCAGCATGGGGCAAGTCATCTGACATCATTCCCAAATCCTTCAGGTCACTGAAGGAGGCAGGTTTCATAACACTTAGAGCGGCTTCTAATGATTCTGATGGCTTGTCAAAATCTGGCTCCGTTGATGGCATTCCACAAGCAAGGCGGAAGGACAGCGAGGACAGCACACAGTCACCCACAGAAGAAGTGAGAGGTACtgagaaaaaataaaatatgaaaaatattGAAGTACTTTACATTAAAAAGACTAAGCTTTTTATATATATTCCTGTTTTAAAAAATCATTAAATGGTTTATAATGAACTGAAAGGTCCCGTATGTAGCTTTGTGCCCGACCCAACCAAAtgtacatagaaatgtgagttatagatctgtctttCTAATTGTAAGCAAGTCTGAAAAGTGGTATATCAGTTCTATGCGTGCTATTTCTATGCCTTCCGTCCTTAAGTTTAGCTTTTGCATCTTTTTATTTAAGGTTTTGTAAACTTGTAATGTTCTTTGTCTAGCTGTTTataaatgtactgtacatacacaggGAGGATAACAGACAATGATTGAAGTAGAGACTCCAAAGCTTCCTCTGGACTTTTTTCAAGCCTACCATTTCTGTTGAACTGGGTTTTATTTAGCAATTTCTGGTGATGGAGGAGGATCTTCAGCTGCTCAGGGTCAGACATAGACTGCCCACACTCCTCCAGGTCAGAGGGGTCAGCACTGATCATAGATGCTAtctgagaaggagaggaagaaccAAAGATCAGCAAAAGGGAGGTGGCTTAGCATGTGAGGTAAAGACAATAATATGGCATGTGACATAAATTGTTATCTAATAATGACAGAATTTAGGTATGATCAGTGAACTGCTAGTTATAGACTTGTCATTTACCAGTTCAATACCTGGGAGAGATCTGGCACAGATAACAGTTGTTCCAGTCTGAAGACCAAGCCTCCCACAAGGGCCTGCAGTGCTGTGTCATACTTCGAGCCATACTGTGTATGGAACTCATCCTACAGGGAAGGAAAGAGTGACAGTGTCTATAAGAGAACCTACCTGAATGACGAGCCGCTAAATGCAAGTCAGAAGAAATGAAGAGAGAGGAAGTATGTCAAACCTGGAAGAAGTGCTTCCTCTCATAAGGGTTTTTCAAAAGGGTTTGGACCAGCGACACAAAGTTAGCTTGTGACTCCTCCACTTccacatcttgctgctgtaacACAGATTGTGAATAATTT
Coding sequences:
- the LOC110500012 gene encoding zinc finger protein 26 isoform X5, translating into MDKRVKASVSTGPPLPLSSLRLLVSPLRLMYSFVWHVVNQRNVMHYGKVEEFVTVVTEAVPKLLSYKQRAQLILGLRARMILEMFRKGCPPNPQAIQSLLENMNISASSGQQDVEVEESQANFVSLVQTLLKNPYERKHFFQDEFHTQYGSKYDTALQALVGGLVFRLEQLLSVPDLSQIASMISADPSDLEECGQSMSDPEQLKILLHHQKLLNKTQFNRNVPLTSSVGDCVLSSLSFRLACGMPSTEPDFDKPSESLEAALSVMKPASFSDLKDLGMMSDDLPHAGEDSTLQREEGAKDNGSGAKNAVCDSEEDDALPESASSPQGVSGLVGGSPSKGAPTVRSMLPTERHQPLVSLMSSSFTKSSPSQIVKLVIPATVTIGNQPCNPPVKVASFHQWVSHIASNSISLPSLPPLPQNNDVDKEIRSGDTCLGSSVLIGGQETEANLFERAVIRRRWAPKPQRITVPSKRKIPEATIICQECGKSFVYPSQLENHLRIHTGEKPFKCTECGRAFRSLGGMTTHMKNHSEARPFKCDECDKGFRKKADLKKHQLIHTGAKPHKCTICGKGFSQAFYCRIHIQSHASENNFPCTHCPKRFPTQYKLSVHERWHTMERPFICEQCGMRFFHPSGLKRHMGYHIGNRPFLCAQCGKTFVYEFDLKKHQRDHGPKPKIPCPVCQKVFGSNGLIKAHMFTHTSVKPYRCDICDKTFKQSSSLSSHKRLHTGERPYHCDMCGKTYKLNQHLKEHIIIHHTAEGHPCDQCGKVFKLPRLLKAHERLHSGERSEQTRKCSHTSRRRRNSSKMS